Proteins encoded in a region of the Salmo trutta chromosome 34, fSalTru1.1, whole genome shotgun sequence genome:
- the LOC115173622 gene encoding integrator complex subunit 3 isoform X3 has protein sequence MEPSPAKGKPQGRLLVSTTLDAKDELEERLERCVGIVTSLTNGLSEREANDAITANVCKGPQQHEEVCLGLFALLLTEPPQAQRCYRDLTLVNRDGMNVILIKINQILMEKFLKLQDVCRTQLVWLVRELVKSGVIGADGILMTLMKQIAGGDITNKNLWLAENVLDILVEQREWVLKSGMLIAMSVYTYLRLIVDHGTPALLVLRQKEVDFCIGLLREKFMECFIIGRDLVRLLQIVARIPEMELLWKDLLHNPQALSPQFTGKGLLQLLTARTSRKFLACRLTPDMETKLLFMTSRVRFGQQKRYQDWFQRQYLSTAESQSLRCDLIRYICGVVHPSNEVLSSDILPRWAIIGWLLTTCTSNVAASNAKLALFYDWLFFSPEKDSIMNIEPAILVMHHSMKPHPAITATLLDFMCRIIPHFFPPLEGQVRQGVFNSLTFIMEKRVLAHLAPLFDNPKLDRELRSMLRERFPEFCSSPSPPTEGRDEGTNEMKMEESVSLEMDNHVLLDKEDGCYDNTEAAFSDDEEEINNKGNKKREFRFHPIKEAIIEEPADITPYVDQLDDMMKEKVLQLQKGSDTETHCEVMQEIVDLILEEDFDSEQMSTLASCLAELFKGHFRGDVLPDEITEESLEESVCKPVCLVFRNLCQMQEDNSGFSVLLEMLAELYQKQPKIGYHLLYYLKASKAAMGKMSLYESFAQATALGDLHTCLMMDMKACQEDDIRLLCYLTPSIYTEFPDETLRSAELLNMIVAVIDSTQLQELMCHVMIGNLVMFRKDSVLNILIQSLDWETFEQYSTWQLFLAHSIPLETIIPILQHLKYKEHPEALSCLLLQLRREKPSGEMVKMVLSRPCHPEDQFTTSILRHWAAKHDDVLGEHIKALLIKNNNLPRKRQSLRSSSSKLAQLTLEQILEHMDNLRLNLSNTKNSFFTQTPILQALQHVQASCDEAHKMRFSDLFSLAEEYEEPSSKPPKSRRKAPASSPRSRKGAATPVSNEEESASSSASEEEDSKPKAPKRKRKGSSAVASDSD, from the exons ATGGAGCCTTCACCGGCAAAGGGGAAACCGCAGGGTCGCCTACTGGTGTCCACGACCCTGGACGCAAAAGATGAGCTGGAGGAG cggttggagaggtgtgtggggaTTGTCACTTCATTGACAAACGGCCTGTCGGAGCGTGAAGCCAACGATGCCATCACAGCTAAT GTGTGTAAAGGTCCACAGCAGCACGAGGAGGTGTGTCTGGGACTCTTCGCTCTGCTGCTCACAGAGCCCCCACAGGCACAGAGG TGCTACAGAGACCTGACCCTGGTGAATAGGGACGGCATGAACGTGATCCTGATCAAGATCAACCAGATCCTCATGGAGAAGTTCCTCAAGTTGCAAGACGTGTGCCGCACACAG ttGGTGTGGTTGGTGAGGGAGCTGGTGAAGAGTGGCGTAATCGGAGCGGACGGCATCCTCATGACCCTTATGAAGCAGATCGCAG GAGGAGACATCACCAATAAGAACCTGTGGCTGGCTGAGAATGTGCTGGACATACTGGTGGAACAAAG GGAGTGGGTGCTGAAGAGTGGCATGCTGATAGCCATGTCAGTGTACACCTACCTACGCCTCATCGTGGACCACGGCACCCCGGCACTgctggtcctcagacagaaggagGTGGACTTCTGTATCGGCCTGCTCcgagagaag TTTATGGAGTGTTTTATCATTGGGAGAGACCTGGTGCGTCTGCTGCAGATTGTGGCCCGGATCCCGGAGATGGAGCTGCTGTGGAAAGACCTGCTCCACAACCCCCAGGCCCTGAGCCCTCAGTTCACTGGTAAGG GCTTGCTGCAGCTCCTGACCGCTCGCACATCCCGGAAGTTCCTGGCTTGTCGCCTCACACCAGACATGGAGACCAAACTGCTCTTCATGACCTCcagg GTGCGTTTTGGCCAGCAGAAGCGATACCAGGACTGGTTCCAGAGACAATACCTGTCCACGGCAGAGAGCCAGTCGCTGCGCTGCGACCTGATTCGCTACATCTGCGGTGTGGTGCACCCATCCAATGAGGTGTTGAGCTCCGACATCCTGCCCCGCTGGGCTATCATTGGCTGGCTGCTCACCACCTGCACG TCTAACGTGGCGGCCTCCAACGCCAAGCTGGCCCTGTTCTACGACTGGCTCTTCTTCAGCCCAGAGAAGGACAGCATCATGAACATAG agCCGGCCATCTTGGTGATGCACCACTCCATGAAGCCTCATCCAGCCATCACTGCCACTCTCCTGGACTTCATGTGTCGG ATCATCCCTCACTTTTTCCCCCCTCTGGAGGGGCAGGTGCGGCAGGGTGTCTTCAACTCTCTCACCTTCATCATGGAGAAAAGAGTGCTGGC TCACCTAGCCCCACTCTTTGACAACCCCAAACTGGACCGGGAGCTGCGCTCCATGCTGAGGGAACGCTTCCCAGAGTTCTGCAGTTCCCCCTCACCCCCCACCGAGGGAAGGGATGAAGGTACAAATGAAA TGAAAATGGAGGAGTCTGTTTCCTTGGAGATGGACAATCATGTGTTGCTGGACAAGGAGGACGGTTGCTATGACAACACGGAGGCTGCCTTCAGCGACGATGAGGAAGAGATTAACAACAAGG GAAATAAAAAGCGGGAGTTCCGATTCCACCCAATCAAAGAGGCCATTATTGAGGAGCCCGCTGACATCACTCCCTACGTGGACCAATTGGACGACATGATGAAGGAGAAGGTGTTGCAGTTACAGAAAGGAAG TGACACTGAGACACATTGTGAAGTCATGCAGGAGATCGTGGACCTAATCTTGGAG gaggacTTTGACTCAGAGCAGATGTCCACTCTGGCCTCCTGTCTGGCCGAGCTCTTCAAGGGCCACTTCAGAGGAGACGTGCTTCCCGACGAGATCACAGAAGA GTCGCTGGAGGAGTCTGTGTGTAAGCCTGTGTGCCTGGTGTTCAGGAACCTGTGTCAGATGCAGGAGGACAACAGTGGCTTCTCAGTGCTGCTGGAGATGCTGGCGGAGCTCTACCAGAAACAGCCCAAGATCGGCTACCACCTGCTTTACTACCTCAAGGCCAG TAAAGCGGCGATGGGGAAGATGAGTCTGTATGAGTCTTTTGCCCAGGCCACAGCGCTAGGAGACCTGCACACCTGTCTGATGATGGATATGAAGGCCTGCCAGGAGGACGACATCAGGCTCCTCTGCTATCTCACACCATCCATCTACACcgag ttccCAGATGAGACATTGCGCAGCGCAGAGCTACTCAACATGATTGTAGCCGTCATCGATTCAACACAG cTGCAGGAGCTGATGTGTCACGTGATGATTGGCAATCTGGTGATGTTCCGCAAGGACTCTGTCCTCAATATCCTCA TCCAGTCTCTGGATTGGGAGACGTTTGAGCAGTACAGCACCTGGCAGCTCTTCCTGGCCCACAGCATTCCACTGGAAACCATTATCCCCATCCTGCAGCACCTAAAGTACAaag AACACCCAGAAGCACTCTCCTGTTTGCTGTTGCAACTACGCAGGGAAAA GCCCAGTGGGGAGATGGTGAAGATGGTGCTGAGTCGGCCCTGCCACCCGGAGGACCAGTTCACCACCAGTATCCTGCGCCACTGGGCGGCCAAGCACGACGACGTCCTGGGAGAACACATCAAGGCCCTGCTCATCAAGAACAACAACCTGCCACGCAAACGCCAGAG TCTGCGGAGCTCCAGCAGTAAACTGGCCCAGCTGACCCTGGAACAGATCCTGGAGCACATGGACAACCTGAGGCTGAACCTCAGCAATACCAAGAACAgct TCTTCACACAGACACCCATCCTGCAGGCACTGCAGCACGTCCAGGCCAGCTGTGACGAGGCCCACAAGATGAG ATTCAGCGACCTGTTTTCATTGGCAGAGGAGTATGAAGAGCCCTCCTCCAAGCCTCCCAAGTCACGGCGCAAGGCCCCCGCTTCCTCTCCGCGGTCGCGTAAGGGAGCGGCCACTCCTGTTAGCAACGAGGAAGAAAGCGCATCCAGCAGTGCCTCG GAGGAAGAGGACTCCAAACCCAAAGCTCCCAAGAGGAAGAGGAAAGGCTCATCTGCGGTGGCCTCGGACAGTGACTGA
- the LOC115173622 gene encoding integrator complex subunit 3 isoform X1 — MEPSPAKGKPQGRLLVSTTLDAKDELEERLERCVGIVTSLTNGLSEREANDAITANVCKGPQQHEEVCLGLFALLLTEPPQAQRCYRDLTLVNRDGMNVILIKINQILMEKFLKLQDVCRTQLVWLVRELVKSGVIGADGILMTLMKQIAGGDITNKNLWLAENVLDILVEQREWVLKSGMLIAMSVYTYLRLIVDHGTPALLVLRQKEVDFCIGLLREKFMECFIIGRDLVRLLQIVARIPEMELLWKDLLHNPQALSPQFTGKGLLQLLTARTSRKFLACRLTPDMETKLLFMTSRVRFGQQKRYQDWFQRQYLSTAESQSLRCDLIRYICGVVHPSNEVLSSDILPRWAIIGWLLTTCTSNVAASNAKLALFYDWLFFSPEKDSIMNIEPAILVMHHSMKPHPAITATLLDFMCRIIPHFFPPLEGQVRQGVFNSLTFIMEKRVLAHLAPLFDNPKLDRELRSMLRERFPEFCSSPSPPTEGRDEGTNEMKMEESVSLEMDNHVLLDKEDGCYDNTEAAFSDDEEEINNKGEGNKKREFRFHPIKEAIIEEPADITPYVDQLDDMMKEKVLQLQKGSDTETHCEVMQEIVDLILEEDFDSEQMSTLASCLAELFKGHFRGDVLPDEITEESLEESVCKPVCLVFRNLCQMQEDNSGFSVLLEMLAELYQKQPKIGYHLLYYLKASKAAMGKMSLYESFAQATALGDLHTCLMMDMKACQEDDIRLLCYLTPSIYTEFPDETLRSAELLNMIVAVIDSTQLQELMCHVMIGNLVMFRKDSVLNILIQSLDWETFEQYSTWQLFLAHSIPLETIIPILQHLKYKEHPEALSCLLLQLRREKPSGEMVKMVLSRPCHPEDQFTTSILRHWAAKHDDVLGEHIKALLIKNNNLPRKRQSLRSSSSKLAQLTLEQILEHMDNLRLNLSNTKNSFFTQTPILQALQHVQASCDEAHKMRFSDLFSLAEEYEEPSSKPPKSRRKAPASSPRSRKGAATPVSNEEESASSSASEEEDSKPKAPKRKRKGSSAVASDSD; from the exons ATGGAGCCTTCACCGGCAAAGGGGAAACCGCAGGGTCGCCTACTGGTGTCCACGACCCTGGACGCAAAAGATGAGCTGGAGGAG cggttggagaggtgtgtggggaTTGTCACTTCATTGACAAACGGCCTGTCGGAGCGTGAAGCCAACGATGCCATCACAGCTAAT GTGTGTAAAGGTCCACAGCAGCACGAGGAGGTGTGTCTGGGACTCTTCGCTCTGCTGCTCACAGAGCCCCCACAGGCACAGAGG TGCTACAGAGACCTGACCCTGGTGAATAGGGACGGCATGAACGTGATCCTGATCAAGATCAACCAGATCCTCATGGAGAAGTTCCTCAAGTTGCAAGACGTGTGCCGCACACAG ttGGTGTGGTTGGTGAGGGAGCTGGTGAAGAGTGGCGTAATCGGAGCGGACGGCATCCTCATGACCCTTATGAAGCAGATCGCAG GAGGAGACATCACCAATAAGAACCTGTGGCTGGCTGAGAATGTGCTGGACATACTGGTGGAACAAAG GGAGTGGGTGCTGAAGAGTGGCATGCTGATAGCCATGTCAGTGTACACCTACCTACGCCTCATCGTGGACCACGGCACCCCGGCACTgctggtcctcagacagaaggagGTGGACTTCTGTATCGGCCTGCTCcgagagaag TTTATGGAGTGTTTTATCATTGGGAGAGACCTGGTGCGTCTGCTGCAGATTGTGGCCCGGATCCCGGAGATGGAGCTGCTGTGGAAAGACCTGCTCCACAACCCCCAGGCCCTGAGCCCTCAGTTCACTGGTAAGG GCTTGCTGCAGCTCCTGACCGCTCGCACATCCCGGAAGTTCCTGGCTTGTCGCCTCACACCAGACATGGAGACCAAACTGCTCTTCATGACCTCcagg GTGCGTTTTGGCCAGCAGAAGCGATACCAGGACTGGTTCCAGAGACAATACCTGTCCACGGCAGAGAGCCAGTCGCTGCGCTGCGACCTGATTCGCTACATCTGCGGTGTGGTGCACCCATCCAATGAGGTGTTGAGCTCCGACATCCTGCCCCGCTGGGCTATCATTGGCTGGCTGCTCACCACCTGCACG TCTAACGTGGCGGCCTCCAACGCCAAGCTGGCCCTGTTCTACGACTGGCTCTTCTTCAGCCCAGAGAAGGACAGCATCATGAACATAG agCCGGCCATCTTGGTGATGCACCACTCCATGAAGCCTCATCCAGCCATCACTGCCACTCTCCTGGACTTCATGTGTCGG ATCATCCCTCACTTTTTCCCCCCTCTGGAGGGGCAGGTGCGGCAGGGTGTCTTCAACTCTCTCACCTTCATCATGGAGAAAAGAGTGCTGGC TCACCTAGCCCCACTCTTTGACAACCCCAAACTGGACCGGGAGCTGCGCTCCATGCTGAGGGAACGCTTCCCAGAGTTCTGCAGTTCCCCCTCACCCCCCACCGAGGGAAGGGATGAAGGTACAAATGAAA TGAAAATGGAGGAGTCTGTTTCCTTGGAGATGGACAATCATGTGTTGCTGGACAAGGAGGACGGTTGCTATGACAACACGGAGGCTGCCTTCAGCGACGATGAGGAAGAGATTAACAACAAGGGTGAGG GAAATAAAAAGCGGGAGTTCCGATTCCACCCAATCAAAGAGGCCATTATTGAGGAGCCCGCTGACATCACTCCCTACGTGGACCAATTGGACGACATGATGAAGGAGAAGGTGTTGCAGTTACAGAAAGGAAG TGACACTGAGACACATTGTGAAGTCATGCAGGAGATCGTGGACCTAATCTTGGAG gaggacTTTGACTCAGAGCAGATGTCCACTCTGGCCTCCTGTCTGGCCGAGCTCTTCAAGGGCCACTTCAGAGGAGACGTGCTTCCCGACGAGATCACAGAAGA GTCGCTGGAGGAGTCTGTGTGTAAGCCTGTGTGCCTGGTGTTCAGGAACCTGTGTCAGATGCAGGAGGACAACAGTGGCTTCTCAGTGCTGCTGGAGATGCTGGCGGAGCTCTACCAGAAACAGCCCAAGATCGGCTACCACCTGCTTTACTACCTCAAGGCCAG TAAAGCGGCGATGGGGAAGATGAGTCTGTATGAGTCTTTTGCCCAGGCCACAGCGCTAGGAGACCTGCACACCTGTCTGATGATGGATATGAAGGCCTGCCAGGAGGACGACATCAGGCTCCTCTGCTATCTCACACCATCCATCTACACcgag ttccCAGATGAGACATTGCGCAGCGCAGAGCTACTCAACATGATTGTAGCCGTCATCGATTCAACACAG cTGCAGGAGCTGATGTGTCACGTGATGATTGGCAATCTGGTGATGTTCCGCAAGGACTCTGTCCTCAATATCCTCA TCCAGTCTCTGGATTGGGAGACGTTTGAGCAGTACAGCACCTGGCAGCTCTTCCTGGCCCACAGCATTCCACTGGAAACCATTATCCCCATCCTGCAGCACCTAAAGTACAaag AACACCCAGAAGCACTCTCCTGTTTGCTGTTGCAACTACGCAGGGAAAA GCCCAGTGGGGAGATGGTGAAGATGGTGCTGAGTCGGCCCTGCCACCCGGAGGACCAGTTCACCACCAGTATCCTGCGCCACTGGGCGGCCAAGCACGACGACGTCCTGGGAGAACACATCAAGGCCCTGCTCATCAAGAACAACAACCTGCCACGCAAACGCCAGAG TCTGCGGAGCTCCAGCAGTAAACTGGCCCAGCTGACCCTGGAACAGATCCTGGAGCACATGGACAACCTGAGGCTGAACCTCAGCAATACCAAGAACAgct TCTTCACACAGACACCCATCCTGCAGGCACTGCAGCACGTCCAGGCCAGCTGTGACGAGGCCCACAAGATGAG ATTCAGCGACCTGTTTTCATTGGCAGAGGAGTATGAAGAGCCCTCCTCCAAGCCTCCCAAGTCACGGCGCAAGGCCCCCGCTTCCTCTCCGCGGTCGCGTAAGGGAGCGGCCACTCCTGTTAGCAACGAGGAAGAAAGCGCATCCAGCAGTGCCTCG GAGGAAGAGGACTCCAAACCCAAAGCTCCCAAGAGGAAGAGGAAAGGCTCATCTGCGGTGGCCTCGGACAGTGACTGA